A genome region from Variovorax paradoxus includes the following:
- a CDS encoding amidase, giving the protein MPSADDLLALSATELSRRIASRDVSCREVMQASLARIEALNPRFNAIVSLRDPAQSLAEADERDAELARGERRGWMHGFPLAVKDLSHAAGLPTSMGSPLSPRSAARTDSLHVARARAAGAVVVGKTNTPEFGLGSHTYNTVFGITRNAYAPERSAGGSSGGAAVALALGMLPVADGSDMMGSLRNPAAFNNVIGMRPSRGRVPGDPEQELFFQQLGSEGPMARTVEDAARLLAVQSGFDMRVPLSSPQALPPPDALQLDGDGKGVRIGWLGSIWPDLPLAPGVRELGEKALDTFRTIGCEVEPCTLDVPREHNWSAWLRLRQLLVGGKLGAYMSDPKLFAQLKPEAQWEIEQSRHLDAASLYQASLYRSQVYRAFLRLFEQFDFVVAPTAQVFPFDAELHWPSEVAGVKSDTYHRWMEIVTPFTLAGLPTLNVRAGFGEGGLPMGLQLAGPIHADLEVLRLGHAYDQACGWGARRPPALA; this is encoded by the coding sequence ATGCCTTCCGCCGACGACCTGCTCGCCCTCAGCGCGACCGAACTCTCCCGCCGTATCGCGTCGCGCGACGTCTCCTGCCGCGAAGTCATGCAGGCCTCGCTGGCCCGCATCGAGGCGCTGAACCCGCGCTTCAACGCCATCGTCTCGCTGCGCGACCCGGCGCAGTCGCTGGCCGAGGCCGACGAGCGCGACGCCGAACTGGCGCGCGGCGAACGGCGCGGCTGGATGCATGGCTTTCCGCTGGCCGTGAAGGACCTGAGCCACGCCGCGGGCCTGCCGACATCGATGGGCTCGCCGCTCTCGCCGCGCTCCGCGGCGCGCACCGACAGCCTGCACGTGGCCCGCGCCAGGGCGGCGGGCGCCGTGGTCGTCGGCAAGACCAACACGCCCGAGTTCGGGCTCGGCTCGCACACGTACAACACGGTGTTCGGCATCACGCGCAACGCCTATGCGCCGGAACGCAGCGCGGGCGGCAGCAGCGGCGGCGCGGCCGTGGCGCTGGCCCTGGGCATGCTGCCCGTGGCGGACGGCAGCGACATGATGGGATCGCTGCGCAACCCGGCGGCGTTCAACAACGTGATCGGCATGCGGCCGTCGCGAGGGCGCGTGCCCGGCGATCCGGAGCAGGAACTGTTCTTCCAGCAGCTCGGCAGCGAAGGGCCGATGGCGCGCACCGTGGAAGACGCGGCGCGTCTGCTGGCGGTGCAATCGGGCTTCGACATGCGCGTGCCGCTCTCGTCGCCGCAAGCCCTGCCCCCCCCCGATGCGCTGCAGCTCGACGGCGACGGCAAGGGGGTGCGCATCGGCTGGCTCGGCAGCATCTGGCCCGACCTGCCGCTGGCGCCAGGCGTGCGCGAACTGGGCGAGAAGGCGCTCGACACCTTCCGCACCATCGGCTGCGAGGTCGAGCCCTGCACGCTCGACGTGCCCCGCGAGCACAACTGGAGCGCCTGGCTGCGGCTGCGGCAACTGCTGGTGGGCGGCAAGCTGGGCGCCTACATGAGCGACCCGAAGCTGTTCGCGCAGCTCAAGCCCGAGGCGCAGTGGGAGATCGAGCAAAGCCGGCACCTCGACGCGGCGTCGCTCTACCAGGCGTCGCTCTACCGCTCTCAGGTGTACCGCGCGTTCCTGAGGCTCTTCGAGCAGTTCGACTTCGTGGTGGCGCCGACCGCGCAGGTGTTTCCGTTCGATGCCGAGCTGCACTGGCCGTCGGAAGTCGCGGGCGTGAAAAGCGACACCTACCACCGCTGGATGGAGATCGTCACGCCGTTCACGCTGGCGGGGCTGCCGACGCTGAATGTGCGCGCGGGGTTCGGGGAAGGCGGATTGCCGATGGGATTGCAGCTGGCGGGGCCGATCCATGCGGACCTGGAGGTGCTGCGGCTCGGGCATGCGTACGACCAGGCGTGCGGGTGGGGTGCGCGTCGCCCACCGGCATTGGCTTGA
- a CDS encoding tautomerase family protein: MPTILVKIPHGSFPGESRTALVRKINEAAAAAEQMPDEPRTRSMCWVLVEEAAAGTWTCGGVDATARLLPCTVLAYLPAGVLDDASRERFVERVHSAFEEALPPDDGRRIATSVVMNEVPDGAWGVGGKVWRLPDFARSAGYAHLQHLVDAAQAA; the protein is encoded by the coding sequence ATGCCCACCATCCTCGTCAAGATTCCCCATGGCTCGTTTCCCGGCGAGAGCCGCACCGCGCTGGTTCGCAAGATCAACGAAGCGGCTGCAGCAGCCGAACAGATGCCGGACGAGCCTCGTACGCGAAGCATGTGCTGGGTGCTGGTCGAGGAAGCCGCAGCCGGTACGTGGACCTGCGGCGGTGTCGACGCGACAGCGCGGCTGCTGCCCTGCACCGTGCTCGCGTACCTGCCGGCCGGCGTGCTCGACGACGCATCGCGCGAGCGCTTTGTCGAGCGCGTTCACTCTGCTTTCGAGGAAGCGCTGCCGCCGGACGACGGCCGGCGGATCGCCACGTCCGTGGTGATGAACGAAGTGCCCGACGGTGCATGGGGCGTGGGCGGCAAGGTCTGGCGCCTGCCCGACTTCGCACGCAGTGCGGGCTACGCGCATCTGCAGCATCTGGTCGATGCGGCGCAGGCCGCCTGA
- a CDS encoding nucleoside hydrolase has protein sequence MPSTASTQSTSTAAHTLVIDTDPGADDVIALLFAMAAPEALKIQALTTVAGNVPLSKTSRNARLACEWAGRPEIAVYAGAERPLRRTPIYAANIHGKEGLTGVDVYEPAAPLADGHAVDYLVRMLRAAPEKSVTLAMLGPQTNLALALEQAPDIVRGLRELVLMAGAHFNGGNITPVAEFNVFADPHAAEAVLLKSGVPITMLALDVTHKILTSEERIARLRGLGNRAGPIVADILDAYAPQEMKHYDMPGGPVHDATVTAYLLQPSLFKGKRIHVEIDSREGMGFGQTVADWYGSLHRTPNVNWIVDGDAQGFFDLLTEHIARLP, from the coding sequence ATGCCGTCCACCGCATCCACCCAGTCCACGAGCACCGCTGCGCACACGCTCGTCATCGATACCGATCCCGGCGCGGACGACGTGATCGCGCTGCTGTTTGCGATGGCGGCGCCCGAGGCGTTGAAGATCCAGGCGCTGACCACCGTCGCCGGCAACGTTCCGCTTTCCAAGACCTCGCGCAACGCACGGCTGGCCTGCGAATGGGCCGGGCGGCCCGAGATCGCGGTGTATGCGGGCGCCGAGCGGCCGCTGCGGCGCACGCCGATCTACGCGGCCAACATCCACGGCAAGGAAGGCCTCACGGGCGTCGACGTGTACGAGCCCGCCGCGCCGCTGGCCGACGGCCATGCGGTCGACTACCTGGTTCGCATGCTGCGCGCCGCGCCCGAGAAGAGCGTGACGCTCGCCATGCTCGGCCCGCAGACCAACCTGGCGCTCGCGCTCGAACAGGCGCCCGACATCGTGCGCGGCCTGCGCGAACTGGTGCTGATGGCCGGCGCGCATTTCAACGGCGGCAACATCACGCCGGTGGCCGAGTTCAACGTGTTCGCCGATCCGCACGCGGCCGAAGCGGTGCTGCTGAAGAGCGGCGTGCCGATCACCATGCTGGCGCTGGACGTGACGCACAAGATCCTGACGAGCGAAGAACGCATCGCGCGACTGCGCGGCCTGGGCAACCGGGCCGGCCCGATCGTCGCGGACATCCTCGACGCCTATGCGCCGCAGGAGATGAAGCACTACGACATGCCCGGCGGGCCGGTGCACGACGCCACCGTGACGGCCTACCTGTTGCAGCCTTCGCTGTTCAAGGGCAAGCGCATTCACGTGGAAATCGACAGCCGGGAGGGCATGGGCTTCGGCCAGACGGTGGCCGACTGGTACGGCAGCCTGCACCGCACGCCCAACGTGAACTGGATCGTCGACGGCGATGCGCAGGGCTTCTTCGACCTGCTGACGGAACACATTGCGCGACTGCCCTGA
- a CDS encoding amino acid ABC transporter substrate-binding protein — MKKQVLALAIAALAAGGAMAQASDTLAKIKASGVITEGVRESSGLSYTLGNGQYTGFHYDVCANIIKDLEKAAGKKLEVKYQPVTSQNRIPLVQNGTVDIECGSTTNNATRQKDVAFGVTTYVEETKIVVKANSGINSLADLKDKTVATTTGTTPLQTVRKQKRAENLTFKEVYGKDHSDSFLLLETGRADAFVMDGSILAALAAKSKSPKDYKILPDVLAVEPIAIMIRKDDPAFKKAVDDSIKAQAKSGELNKLYDKWFLKPIPPAGVTINLPLGEATKNAWANPNDKPAEEYVTKE, encoded by the coding sequence ATGAAGAAACAAGTATTGGCATTGGCGATCGCGGCACTGGCCGCTGGCGGTGCAATGGCTCAAGCCAGCGACACCCTTGCCAAGATCAAGGCCTCGGGCGTCATCACCGAGGGCGTGCGTGAATCCTCCGGCCTCTCGTACACGCTGGGCAACGGCCAGTACACTGGCTTCCACTACGACGTCTGCGCCAACATCATCAAGGACCTCGAGAAGGCCGCCGGCAAGAAGCTTGAAGTCAAGTACCAGCCCGTGACCTCGCAGAACCGCATTCCCCTGGTGCAGAACGGCACCGTGGACATCGAGTGCGGCTCGACCACCAACAACGCCACCCGCCAGAAGGACGTGGCTTTTGGCGTGACCACCTACGTCGAAGAGACCAAGATCGTCGTCAAGGCCAACTCGGGCATCAACTCGCTGGCCGACCTGAAGGACAAGACCGTCGCCACCACCACCGGCACCACGCCGCTGCAGACCGTGCGCAAGCAGAAGCGTGCCGAGAACCTGACCTTCAAGGAGGTCTACGGCAAGGACCACTCCGACAGCTTCCTGCTGCTGGAAACCGGCCGCGCCGACGCCTTCGTGATGGACGGCTCGATCCTCGCAGCCCTGGCCGCCAAGTCGAAGTCGCCCAAGGACTACAAGATCCTGCCGGACGTGCTGGCCGTCGAGCCCATCGCCATCATGATCCGCAAGGACGACCCCGCCTTCAAGAAGGCCGTGGACGACAGCATCAAGGCACAGGCCAAGTCGGGCGAGCTGAACAAGCTGTACGACAAGTGGTTCCTGAAGCCGATCCCGCCGGCTGGCGTCACCATCAACCTGCCGCTGGGCGAAGCCACCAAGAACGCTTGGGCCAACCCGAACGACAAGCCGGCTGAAGAGTACGTCACCAAGGAATAA
- a CDS encoding amino acid ABC transporter permease: MNLDLSFYNWDVISNFVVKGFYFSIMLTVVATIGGVIFGTLLALMRLSGKKWLDAPAALYVNGMRSIPLVMVILWFFLLVPASFYSLFGSVGSNYRSEISAVITFVAFEAAYFSEIMRAGIQSIPRGQINAGQAVGMTYGQNMRLVVLPQAFRNMLPVLLTQTIILFQDTSLVYAIGAYDMLKGFETAGKNFGRPIEAYLLAAVVYFIMCYALSWLVKRLHKKIAIIR; this comes from the coding sequence ATGAACCTCGACCTTTCCTTCTACAACTGGGACGTCATCAGCAACTTCGTCGTCAAGGGCTTCTACTTCAGCATCATGCTGACGGTGGTGGCCACGATCGGCGGCGTGATCTTCGGCACCCTGCTGGCGCTCATGCGCCTGTCGGGCAAGAAGTGGCTCGACGCGCCCGCGGCGCTGTACGTCAACGGCATGCGAAGCATCCCGCTGGTGATGGTGATCCTGTGGTTCTTCCTGCTCGTGCCGGCGTCGTTCTATTCGCTGTTCGGCTCGGTGGGCTCCAACTACCGCTCCGAGATCTCGGCCGTCATCACCTTCGTGGCGTTCGAGGCCGCGTACTTCAGCGAGATCATGCGCGCGGGCATCCAGTCGATCCCGCGCGGCCAGATCAACGCCGGCCAGGCCGTGGGCATGACCTACGGCCAGAACATGCGCCTGGTCGTGCTGCCGCAGGCGTTCCGCAACATGCTGCCGGTGCTGCTCACGCAGACCATCATCCTGTTCCAGGACACCTCGCTGGTCTACGCCATCGGTGCCTACGACATGCTCAAGGGCTTCGAGACGGCAGGCAAGAACTTCGGCCGCCCGATCGAGGCGTACCTGCTCGCAGCCGTTGTTTACTTCATCATGTGCTACGCCCTTTCCTGGCTGGTAAAGCGCCTGCACAAGAAAATCGCGATCATCCGTTGA
- a CDS encoding aspartate ammonia-lyase encodes MSANFRTEHDFLGEKQIPAIAYWGVHTARAVENFAISGTRISAMPDLVRALAFVKKAATRANADLGAIDRDRAAAIILACDDIVDGKLLDEFVVDVIQGGAGTSTNMNANEVICNLALEKLGHEKARYDVLHPNDHVNASQSTNDVYPTAVRLALWFAIGRLLEAMAALRRSFEAKALEFKDILKIGRTQLQDAVPMTLGQEFLTYAIMIEEDEARLREARALIEEINLGATAIGTGINAPHGYANLACQYLAEQTGVPLKQAANLIEATQDTGAFVQLSGVLKRVATKLSKTCNDLRLLSSGPQAGFGEIRLPARQAGSSIMPGKVNPVIPEVMNQVAFEVIGNDITVTLASEAGQLQLNAFEPIMGWSLFKSIQHLGKACNTLQKNCVEGIEANREFLAKRVRESVTLVTALNPLIGYEKAALIAKTALATGGPIDVVAESLGIMTRAEMDALLVPENLTQPVRLTAAPVPSAAEPSGAAPVAPSGTKAA; translated from the coding sequence ATGAGCGCCAATTTCAGGACCGAACACGACTTCCTCGGCGAGAAGCAGATCCCGGCCATCGCCTATTGGGGCGTGCACACCGCGCGGGCCGTCGAGAACTTCGCCATTTCCGGCACCCGCATCTCGGCCATGCCCGACCTGGTGCGTGCACTGGCTTTCGTCAAGAAGGCCGCCACACGGGCCAATGCCGACCTTGGCGCCATCGACCGCGACCGCGCCGCCGCGATCATCCTGGCCTGCGACGACATCGTCGATGGCAAGCTGCTCGACGAGTTCGTGGTCGACGTCATCCAGGGCGGCGCTGGCACGTCGACCAACATGAACGCCAACGAGGTCATCTGCAACCTCGCGCTGGAAAAGCTGGGCCACGAGAAGGCGCGCTACGACGTGCTGCATCCCAACGACCACGTCAACGCCTCCCAGAGCACCAACGACGTGTACCCCACGGCAGTGCGGCTGGCGCTGTGGTTCGCCATCGGGCGGCTGCTCGAGGCCATGGCCGCGCTGCGCAGGAGCTTCGAGGCCAAGGCCCTGGAGTTCAAGGACATCCTGAAGATCGGCCGCACCCAGCTGCAGGACGCCGTGCCGATGACGCTGGGCCAGGAGTTCCTGACCTACGCCATCATGATCGAGGAGGACGAGGCCCGGCTGCGCGAGGCGCGCGCGCTCATCGAGGAAATCAACCTCGGCGCCACCGCCATCGGCACCGGCATCAACGCGCCGCACGGCTATGCCAACCTCGCCTGCCAGTACCTCGCCGAGCAGACCGGCGTGCCGCTCAAGCAGGCCGCCAACCTCATCGAGGCCACGCAGGACACGGGGGCCTTCGTGCAGCTGTCCGGCGTGCTCAAGCGCGTGGCCACCAAGCTCAGCAAGACCTGCAACGACCTGCGCCTGCTGTCCAGCGGCCCGCAGGCCGGCTTCGGCGAGATCCGGCTGCCGGCGCGGCAGGCGGGCTCGTCGATCATGCCGGGCAAGGTCAACCCGGTGATCCCGGAAGTGATGAACCAGGTGGCCTTCGAGGTGATCGGCAACGACATCACCGTCACGCTGGCCTCCGAGGCCGGCCAGTTGCAGCTCAACGCCTTCGAGCCGATCATGGGCTGGAGCCTGTTCAAGAGCATCCAGCACCTGGGCAAGGCCTGCAACACGCTGCAGAAGAACTGCGTCGAAGGCATCGAGGCCAACCGGGAGTTCCTGGCGAAGCGGGTGCGCGAGTCGGTCACGCTGGTCACCGCGCTCAATCCGCTCATCGGCTACGAGAAGGCCGCGCTCATCGCCAAGACCGCGCTGGCCACCGGCGGCCCGATCGACGTGGTGGCCGAATCGCTGGGCATCATGACGCGCGCCGAGATGGACGCGCTGCTCGTGCCTGAAAACCTCACGCAGCCGGTGCGCCTCACGGCGGCGCCTGTTCCGTCGGCGGCCGAACCCTCGGGAGCGGCGCCGGTTGCGCCGTCGGGCACAAAGGCTGCTTAG
- a CDS encoding dienelactone hydrolase family protein, translated as MTQRPLNEDDPLDDFTSRQITLDGIEKKVYVMGTGPAVVVMTEMPGISPQVARFARWVRDAGFTVFMPSLFGRDGAVPQAEEGTAVFRRACVSAEFRAFASNASSPVTQWLRALARLAHAECGGPGVGAIGMCFTGNFALSMMMEPALLAPVVCQPSLPMDDPGGTNVAADELAAVRQRLEREDLTVLAYRFDGDRFCKAERFAAFSRALGPRFVARVLPDSAANPDTPPFFAQVVASPHSVVTAHLIDEAGQPTLAARDEILAFFAQRLLRGR; from the coding sequence ATGACACAGCGCCCCCTGAACGAAGACGACCCGCTCGACGACTTCACCTCGCGCCAGATCACGCTCGACGGAATCGAAAAGAAGGTCTACGTCATGGGCACGGGCCCGGCGGTTGTCGTGATGACCGAGATGCCCGGCATCAGCCCGCAGGTGGCGCGCTTTGCACGCTGGGTGCGCGATGCGGGCTTCACGGTCTTCATGCCGTCGCTGTTCGGCCGCGACGGCGCAGTGCCGCAGGCGGAAGAAGGCACGGCGGTGTTCCGGCGGGCCTGCGTAAGCGCGGAGTTCCGTGCTTTCGCGTCGAATGCATCGAGCCCCGTCACGCAATGGCTGCGCGCGCTCGCGCGGCTGGCCCACGCCGAATGCGGCGGCCCTGGCGTCGGCGCGATCGGCATGTGCTTCACTGGCAACTTCGCGCTGTCGATGATGATGGAGCCCGCGCTGCTCGCGCCGGTCGTGTGCCAGCCGTCGCTGCCGATGGACGACCCGGGCGGCACCAACGTGGCGGCCGATGAACTGGCGGCCGTGCGCCAGCGCCTCGAACGCGAAGACCTCACGGTGCTGGCCTATCGCTTCGACGGCGACAGGTTCTGCAAGGCCGAGCGCTTTGCGGCGTTTTCCCGGGCGCTGGGCCCGCGCTTCGTGGCGCGCGTGCTGCCCGACAGCGCGGCCAACCCCGACACGCCGCCCTTCTTCGCGCAGGTGGTCGCCAGCCCGCACAGCGTGGTGACGGCGCACCTGATCGACGAGGCCGGCCAGCCGACGCTGGCCGCGCGCGACGAGATCCTGGCGTTCTTCGCGCAGCGGCTGCTGCGCGGGCGCTGA
- a CDS encoding LysR substrate-binding domain-containing protein, with protein sequence METKWLEDFISLAETRSFSRSAQLRHVTQPAFSRRIQALEGWAGTDLVDRSSYPTRLTPAGQTLYSQAIEMLQSLQSTRAMLRGHSAAGQDVIEFAVPHTLAFTFFPAWVTTLREHFGPMKSRLIALNVHDAVLRLVEGSCDLLIAYHHPSQPLQLDANKYEMVSLGEETVAPWVKADAEGAPRYRLPGRPGQPLPYLGYAPGAYLGRVVDQLLKESGTAIHLDRVYETDMAEGLKVMALEGHGIAFLPQSAVRKEIKARKLVSALPPEIDSLEATMEIRAYRERPAAPAPSKNGTGRTAKSAATAAADGGLQPKRTADALWSYLVGTQPGA encoded by the coding sequence ATGGAAACAAAGTGGCTAGAAGACTTCATCAGCCTGGCTGAAACCCGCAGCTTCAGCCGCTCGGCGCAATTGAGGCACGTGACGCAGCCGGCGTTCTCACGACGCATCCAGGCGCTCGAAGGCTGGGCCGGCACCGACCTGGTCGACCGCAGTTCCTACCCGACGCGGCTCACGCCGGCCGGGCAGACGCTCTACAGCCAGGCCATCGAGATGCTGCAGTCGCTGCAAAGCACACGCGCCATGCTGCGCGGCCACTCTGCGGCGGGGCAGGACGTGATCGAGTTCGCCGTGCCGCACACGCTGGCCTTCACCTTCTTTCCGGCCTGGGTCACCACGCTGCGCGAGCATTTCGGGCCGATGAAGAGCCGCCTCATCGCGCTCAACGTGCACGATGCAGTGCTTCGGCTGGTCGAAGGCAGCTGCGACCTGCTCATTGCCTATCACCATCCTTCGCAGCCGCTGCAGCTGGATGCCAACAAGTACGAGATGGTCAGCCTGGGCGAGGAAACCGTGGCGCCCTGGGTCAAGGCCGATGCCGAGGGCGCGCCGCGTTACCGGCTCCCGGGCCGGCCGGGCCAGCCGCTGCCGTACCTGGGCTATGCACCGGGCGCCTACCTGGGCCGCGTGGTCGACCAGCTCCTGAAGGAGTCGGGCACGGCCATCCACCTCGATCGCGTCTACGAGACCGACATGGCCGAAGGCCTCAAGGTGATGGCGCTCGAAGGCCACGGCATCGCCTTCCTTCCGCAGAGTGCGGTACGCAAGGAAATCAAGGCGCGCAAGCTGGTGAGCGCGCTGCCGCCAGAGATCGACAGCCTCGAGGCGACGATGGAAATCCGGGCCTACCGCGAACGTCCCGCCGCGCCGGCGCCTTCGAAGAACGGCACGGGCCGCACCGCCAAGTCGGCTGCAACCGCCGCGGCCGATGGCGGCCTGCAGCCCAAGCGCACGGCCGATGCGCTCTGGTCGTACCTCGTCGGCACCCAGCCCGGCGCCTGA
- a CDS encoding amino acid ABC transporter permease, with protein MGNWDWQVFLQDPGGEYPSYLQWMLSAWGWTVSVALLALIVALVLGSLIGIIRTLPDSPWLVRLGNAWVELFRNIPLLVQIFLWYHVIPALVPVMKGVPSFILVVLALGFFTSARIAEQVRSGIQALPKGQRYAGMAVGFTTAQYYRFVILPMAYRIIIPPLTSETMNIFKNSSVAFAVSVTELTMFAMQAQEETSRGIEVYLAVTACYVVSALIINRLMAFIEKKTRVPGFIVSASGGGGH; from the coding sequence ATGGGAAACTGGGATTGGCAGGTGTTCCTGCAAGACCCCGGGGGGGAATATCCGAGCTACCTGCAATGGATGCTCTCGGCCTGGGGCTGGACCGTGTCGGTCGCGCTGCTGGCGCTGATCGTGGCGCTGGTGCTGGGCTCGCTGATCGGCATCATCCGCACGCTGCCCGACAGCCCGTGGCTGGTGCGCCTGGGCAATGCGTGGGTGGAGCTGTTCCGCAACATCCCGCTGCTGGTGCAGATCTTCCTCTGGTACCACGTGATTCCGGCGTTGGTCCCCGTCATGAAGGGCGTGCCGAGCTTCATCCTCGTGGTGCTGGCGCTGGGCTTCTTCACGTCGGCGCGTATCGCCGAGCAGGTGCGCTCGGGCATCCAGGCGTTGCCGAAGGGCCAGCGCTATGCGGGCATGGCGGTGGGTTTCACCACCGCCCAGTACTACCGCTTCGTGATCCTGCCGATGGCCTACCGCATCATCATCCCGCCGCTCACCAGCGAGACGATGAACATCTTCAAGAACTCGTCCGTCGCTTTCGCCGTGTCGGTCACCGAGCTCACCATGTTCGCCATGCAGGCGCAGGAGGAAACCTCGCGCGGCATCGAGGTCTACCTCGCGGTCACGGCGTGCTACGTGGTCTCGGCGCTCATCATCAACCGCCTCATGGCGTTCATCGAGAAGAAGACCCGCGTGCCCGGCTTCATCGTCTCGGCCAGCGGAGGCGGAGGACACTGA
- a CDS encoding amino acid ABC transporter ATP-binding protein has protein sequence MIEIKNVSKWYGPVQVLNDCSVSISKGDVVVVCGPSGSGKSTLIKTVNALEPFQKGEITVNGIPLHDPKTNLPKLRSKVGMVFQHFELFPHLSVTENLTIAQIKVLGRSPEEAKTRGLKMLERVGLMAHKDKFPGQLSGGQQQRVAIARALSMDPIVMLFDEPTSALDPEMVGEVLDVMVSLAKEGMTMMVVTHEMAFARKVASRVIFIDVGGKILEDCPKDEFFEHPENRQPRTKDFLNKILQH, from the coding sequence ATGATCGAAATCAAGAACGTATCGAAGTGGTACGGCCCGGTGCAAGTGCTCAACGACTGTTCGGTGAGCATCTCCAAGGGTGACGTGGTGGTCGTGTGCGGGCCTTCGGGCTCGGGCAAGTCCACCCTCATCAAGACCGTGAACGCGCTCGAACCCTTCCAGAAGGGCGAGATCACCGTCAACGGCATCCCGCTGCACGACCCCAAGACCAACCTGCCCAAGCTGCGCTCCAAGGTCGGCATGGTGTTCCAGCACTTCGAGCTGTTCCCGCACCTTTCGGTGACCGAGAACCTCACGATCGCGCAGATCAAGGTGCTCGGCCGCTCGCCCGAGGAAGCCAAGACCCGCGGCCTGAAGATGCTCGAACGCGTGGGCCTGATGGCTCACAAGGACAAGTTCCCGGGCCAGCTGTCGGGCGGCCAGCAGCAACGCGTGGCCATTGCGCGCGCACTGTCGATGGACCCGATCGTGATGCTGTTCGACGAACCCACCTCGGCGCTCGACCCCGAGATGGTCGGCGAAGTGCTCGACGTGATGGTGAGCCTGGCCAAGGAAGGCATGACCATGATGGTGGTCACGCACGAAATGGCCTTCGCCCGCAAGGTTGCGAGCCGCGTGATTTTCATCGACGTGGGCGGCAAGATCCTCGAAGACTGCCCGAAGGACGAGTTCTTCGAGCACCCCGAAAACCGCCAGCCGCGCACCAAGGACTTCCTGAACAAGATCCTGCAGCACTGA
- a CDS encoding GlxA family transcriptional regulator: protein MNDFTVLVLPGAFNSSVAVTMDVLGAAEAMAARAGVAPPRWRVCSVHGGPVQLRAGMSVDTTRLPVRPRDDRATWVVPGLGLNTPGEIRQCLESADAAKAIAGLARHAKAGGQVAASCSAVFLLNAAGLLEGRRATVSWWYAPLLSRMAPGCTVDADRMVCSDGPVVTAGAAFAQTDLMLHLLRERCGNALTDLVSRMLLIDGRQAQAPFIATELLANGNELVARLAARVESALPDAPAVSVLANEFCMSQRTLARHVLKATGKSTQALVQSVRLRRARALLEGSRMTVEQVAAAVGYQDATALRRLMRKVAGANPSRYRESGYDA, encoded by the coding sequence ATGAACGACTTCACCGTGCTGGTGCTGCCCGGCGCCTTCAATTCCAGTGTGGCGGTCACGATGGACGTCCTCGGTGCCGCGGAAGCGATGGCCGCGCGCGCCGGTGTCGCACCGCCCCGTTGGCGGGTTTGCTCGGTGCATGGCGGCCCGGTGCAGCTGCGCGCCGGCATGAGCGTGGACACCACGCGCCTGCCCGTGCGCCCGCGCGACGACCGCGCCACCTGGGTGGTGCCGGGGCTCGGCCTCAACACGCCCGGCGAGATCCGCCAATGCCTCGAAAGCGCCGACGCGGCGAAGGCCATCGCGGGCCTTGCGCGTCACGCCAAGGCAGGCGGGCAGGTCGCAGCCTCGTGCTCGGCCGTGTTCCTGCTGAACGCCGCCGGCCTGCTCGAGGGCCGGCGCGCGACCGTTTCATGGTGGTACGCGCCGCTGCTCTCGCGCATGGCCCCCGGCTGCACCGTCGATGCCGACCGCATGGTCTGCTCCGACGGCCCCGTCGTCACCGCAGGCGCCGCATTCGCACAGACCGACCTGATGCTGCACTTGCTGCGCGAGCGCTGCGGCAATGCGCTCACCGACCTGGTCTCGCGCATGCTGCTGATCGATGGTCGCCAGGCGCAGGCGCCCTTCATCGCAACGGAGCTGCTGGCCAATGGCAACGAGCTGGTCGCGCGGCTTGCCGCCAGGGTGGAATCGGCGTTGCCCGATGCGCCCGCTGTGAGCGTGCTCGCGAACGAGTTCTGCATGTCGCAGCGCACGCTGGCGCGCCATGTGCTCAAGGCAACCGGCAAGAGCACGCAGGCCTTGGTGCAGAGCGTGCGGCTGCGGCGCGCCCGCGCGCTGCTCGAAGGCAGTCGCATGACGGTCGAGCAGGTGGCCGCCGCGGTGGGCTACCAGGACGCCACCGCGCTGCGGCGCCTGATGAGGAAAGTGGCGGGCGCCAACCCGAGCCGCTACCGCGAGAGCGGATACGACGCCTGA